The genomic stretch TTTAATAAGGTTTTGGTAAAAACGACTATTTTAAAAATTTTGCTGATTTGAAATTTTTTTTAAAAGACACTTATTGAATTGATAATTCTGTTTAAAAATAGTTAAATTCAATAAAAATGTTGAAGTAAAAGTTTTTAATATGCTGAATTAACAGGATATTGCATGACCAATGTTAAAAATATAATAAAAAGGAGTTAAATATTTCTGCAGTCAACTCCCTATTTAATCTAAAATTACCTGAACAATGTGTTTGAATGCTTCCTTTGATTCTGAAACCAGTGGGTAAATGGCATAAACATGAGTCATTTCTTCACCAACATTCAGTTCAGCATCAACACCATTGTCTTTTAGTTTGTTATAGAATTTTACGACATCCGGATAGAATATTTCATGAGTTCCTACAAAAAGTGTTGTTTTTGGAAGCTTATCCACTTCTCCAAAGAGCGGACTTACTTTATAGTCTTTTGGATCAAGTTCAGCGGCCCATGTTTCACCCATTTCACGCAGTCCATCCACACCAAGCATTGGATCAAATTCCACCTCATCATAATCTCCGGACATTGACACATCAAGCCAAGGAGATATTAAAATTAGGTTTTCAGGTTGAGGCAAATCAATGACGGCCAAATGCTCAGCAAATGCTGCAGACAATCCTCCTCCGGCAGAATCTCCCATGATTATGATAGGCTTATTTATTTCAAGCAAATATCTATATAGCTTTTCAACTATTTCGTAGGTTTCTTCATATGTATGGTTTGGAGCGAGCGGGTATATTGGAGCAAATACAGATGCATTAACCTTTTTTGCAAGTTTATCGCAAAAAGAAATGTGAACAGATTTAATCTCGTTAACATATATTCCTCCATGAAGATATATGACCAGACGTTCACTGTCTTCAATTTCATTAAAGATTACCATCTGGCATCCGAATATGTCTCTTGTTTCAACCTTAGTGCGATATATCCCTTTTGGTATTTTATAAGGTTCATCTTCTTCAAGAGAACGTTCCTGCATATGTTCATCAGCTTTATCTGCATCGTCAACATATTCACGATGCTTTTTGTCCAGTGCGGTTTCCACAATCTTTGACATTCTTGACATTTTTTTAACATCCCAAATAATTTAGTCTCTTTTCTTTTCAAACCAGGCCTCAGACCTCAAACGAGCATTTTCACGTATGTTCAAGTAGAAGAATGAATAATCACATCCATGATAACTTGCCGGTCCGAAAACATGTTCAATAGCTTCAAGTCCCATAAGTTTTGATATCGCATATTGCTCAAATTCCGGATTCATCACCATAACTGAACCTCTTTCAAGGTCAATTACTGCATCTGCTTTTATCGGCAATTCGTCCATTCCCTCGTCTGCAAGATGCGGTATGAAAGTTCCTAGATTTAACTCTGCATCTGCAGGTGTTTCATCAACACGCCAATTAAGCGGGTTTATTGATATTGCACCTGGAGAAATAACAAGTGAGTCCTTGCCCTTGTTTGCAGGTCCTTCAGTATTCCATGAAACAACAACTCCCAAATCATCGGCAGCTTGTGCTGCTTTGATGTGAGGATTTTCCTCCAGATATTTCCTGGTTAAAGAGTCACCGATACAATATGCAGCAATCATGTTTTCATAGTACTCCGGATGCTCTTTCATATATTCGGACAAAACCATGTAGCATAGCCTTGATCCCTGTGAATGCCCTGCAAAGAAATATGGGCGTCCATCGTTCAAGTTTTCAAAATAATAATCCAAAGCAGCATAGACATCTGTTCTCGGTTCGGCCCATTCTGCATCATATACTTCCTCAAAACTCATCATTGGAAGTTTTAATCCATTGACCTGTCTCCAGTATGGAGCAAAAATATTTGCAATACCCTCAAATGCAGTGGCTTCGTGAGCGAAGTTAAGTTTTGCCCCTTCCACCATGGACGGATTGTCAATGTCACAGATGATATCCGCTTCGGGGTCATTACAGCTTGAAGGATAAAGAAATATCAAATCTACTGATTTATCTGGGTTTTCCGGCAGTGCGAGCCAGTGTTTATTTTCTGAATAATCAGGTGCAGTTCCTGTAAATGGTTTTTCAAACATTATTTTCCTCCAAATTAATTATATCAGATGTCGAAGTGATGTGGTTTAAAATAAAAGTAACTATAAGGCTGCAAAAAATTAGATGCCCCAAATAATCCACTTTTTCTTTAAATGTCTTCTTTTCTTCATCTGAGATAAATTTCACCTTTATAATGAAAGATATGTTGAAATTAATTAATAATTCTTACTATTTTTATTACTTAAAGCATAAATAATATATATCGCATATATATTAATAAAGAGATGATAATTTATGGATTTTAGAAAAATACTTGGAATTTTATTTATAATTTTGGGTTTGATTTTTGCAATTTACCCATTGTATAGTGCAGAAGCAGTATCCTGGATTGCAGGAATATGTTTAATTGCATTCGGATTTGCTTCTATTATTGACGGATTTTCTGTATGGAGCATGATGGCTCATGTTTCAATTCTTAAGATATTGCTTGGAATATGTGCAATGCTATTCGGATTATTATTTATATATAAAATTGATGCATTGTCTTTCCTTGTTGCATATCAATTCTTCTTGATTGCATTTATATTGATATTTATGGGTATTTTCGGAATTTTCTCCACCCCAGATGCAAAATCCAAACTAATATCAGTACTGGTTTTAATCTTAGGTATAGTGGCTTTTTATCTTGCTTTTGCTTCAATTGCACAACCGCTATATGTCGCAATTATCGTCGGAATATGCTTGATTATGGAAGGAATATTATTCTTAGCATCAGGTATTGCTGAAACTAATTAAATAAGTGATTTATATGGATAAAGAAACAAAAGAGCGTTTAGGTGAAATCAGAGCAGCCATGAAAAAATATGGCTTCGATAAGATTTTAGGACAAGCTGCAAAAAACAAAATACGCAGAAAAGATACTGACGAATCAGACAGTCTTTTATTGGATGATGAGATTCCTGTTAAATTAAGAATGATGCTGCAGGAATTAGGAACTACTTTCATTAAATTAGGTCAGCTGTTAAGTACAAGACCTGATGTTGTTGGAGAAAAGATTGCTGGAGAATTGGCCAACCTGCAGGATGACAATCCTGCAATAACATATGAACAGGTAAAAGCAATAGTCGAAAGGGAACTTGATGGCAATATCGATGAATTATTTGAGGATTTCCATCATGAACATATAGCAACCGCATCCATAGGCCAGGTTCATGAAGCAACACTAATCACAGGTGAACGGGTTGCAGTCAAAATCCAAAAGGAAGGTATCACAGATAAAATTGATCTTGATTTAAGGATAATGAAATATATCGCCAACCGTGCCGATAAATTGAATGCCGATTTAAGAAAAATAAACTTGCCCGGAATTATGGAAGAATTTGACCGTTCCATTCACAAGGAAATTGATTACAACAATGAATTCATGAATATGCAACGCATTGAAATGAATTTCGTGGATAATCCATACATCCACATTCCTGCAACATATCCTGAATATTGTACATCAAAAATCCTGACAATGGAATTCATTGCTGGTGCAAAGTTGAATGATGTTTATGCAAGTACCGGCGATGAATTTGACAAAAAGCTTTTGGCTAAAAATGTCCTTGATTCATATCTTCAGCAGCTATTCATTGACGGTTTCTTCCATGGAGACCCTCACCCTGGAAACATAATGATTTTAGATAATAATGTCATTTGTTATCTTGATGAAGGTATGATGGGAACATTTGATCAGGACTTCAAGCGAAACCTTTCTGAAGTAATGCTGTTATTCGTAGATCAGGACGTTGACGGACTGATAGATCAGTTAATGTACATGGAGATATTGGATTATGATATTGATACCAGAACATTGAAAAGAGACTTAACTGATCTGTTTGGAAGGTATTTCGGTGTCTCACTCAATCGTTTCGATGGAGTATTGGAGGCATTGCTTAGCCTTATGCAGGATTATGGAGTAATTCTTCCAAATGAAGTAGTTACAATGGCAAGAGGATTGTCCATGATTGAAGCCATTGCACACAATCTTGATCCTGAAATCGATGTTTTCGCATCAGTCAAACCTGTTGCTAAAGAAATTGCCAGACAAAAAGCCAATCCTGTAAATTATATAAAAGGCAAAAAAAGCAGCATGATAATGTATGGACATATGCTCCAGGCATTGCCGAAACTACTAACAAGGATTATTCACAAGATTGAAAATGAAGAACTGCAATTAAAGTTAGAAATTGACATTAATGACAAGGTTACAATAGTCGCATTAGTATGTGCACTTATAATAGGTTCTTCAGTTGTTTCATTCGGGCCAAGAATGTT from uncultured Methanobrevibacter sp. encodes the following:
- a CDS encoding DUF3089 domain-containing protein, encoding MFEKPFTGTAPDYSENKHWLALPENPDKSVDLIFLYPSSCNDPEADIICDIDNPSMVEGAKLNFAHEATAFEGIANIFAPYWRQVNGLKLPMMSFEEVYDAEWAEPRTDVYAALDYYFENLNDGRPYFFAGHSQGSRLCYMVLSEYMKEHPEYYENMIAAYCIGDSLTRKYLEENPHIKAAQAADDLGVVVSWNTEGPANKGKDSLVISPGAISINPLNWRVDETPADAELNLGTFIPHLADEGMDELPIKADAVIDLERGSVMVMNPEFEQYAISKLMGLEAIEHVFGPASYHGCDYSFFYLNIRENARLRSEAWFEKKRD
- a CDS encoding DUF308 domain-containing protein codes for the protein MDFRKILGILFIILGLIFAIYPLYSAEAVSWIAGICLIAFGFASIIDGFSVWSMMAHVSILKILLGICAMLFGLLFIYKIDALSFLVAYQFFLIAFILIFMGIFGIFSTPDAKSKLISVLVLILGIVAFYLAFASIAQPLYVAIIVGICLIMEGILFLASGIAETN
- a CDS encoding alpha/beta hydrolase, giving the protein MSRMSKIVETALDKKHREYVDDADKADEHMQERSLEEDEPYKIPKGIYRTKVETRDIFGCQMVIFNEIEDSERLVIYLHGGIYVNEIKSVHISFCDKLAKKVNASVFAPIYPLAPNHTYEETYEIVEKLYRYLLEINKPIIIMGDSAGGGLSAAFAEHLAVIDLPQPENLILISPWLDVSMSGDYDEVEFDPMLGVDGLREMGETWAAELDPKDYKVSPLFGEVDKLPKTTLFVGTHEIFYPDVVKFYNKLKDNGVDAELNVGEEMTHVYAIYPLVSESKEAFKHIVQVILD
- a CDS encoding AarF/ABC1/UbiB kinase family protein — encoded protein: MDKETKERLGEIRAAMKKYGFDKILGQAAKNKIRRKDTDESDSLLLDDEIPVKLRMMLQELGTTFIKLGQLLSTRPDVVGEKIAGELANLQDDNPAITYEQVKAIVERELDGNIDELFEDFHHEHIATASIGQVHEATLITGERVAVKIQKEGITDKIDLDLRIMKYIANRADKLNADLRKINLPGIMEEFDRSIHKEIDYNNEFMNMQRIEMNFVDNPYIHIPATYPEYCTSKILTMEFIAGAKLNDVYASTGDEFDKKLLAKNVLDSYLQQLFIDGFFHGDPHPGNIMILDNNVICYLDEGMMGTFDQDFKRNLSEVMLLFVDQDVDGLIDQLMYMEILDYDIDTRTLKRDLTDLFGRYFGVSLNRFDGVLEALLSLMQDYGVILPNEVVTMARGLSMIEAIAHNLDPEIDVFASVKPVAKEIARQKANPVNYIKGKKSSMIMYGHMLQALPKLLTRIIHKIENEELQLKLEIDINDKVTIVALVCALIIGSSVVSFGPRMFDMPVISLIGYIIALILGIIGIKKFMSK